The Rosa rugosa chromosome 1, drRosRugo1.1, whole genome shotgun sequence genomic sequence ATCACGGAGAGACCCTGTGGATCTTGCATTCTGCAACACAATGTTGATTAGAAAAAGCCTAAGACAGGGTATAAAGTAAAGTAGAACAATAAAATAGAAATATTAACATAAGAAATATGCACAACCTTTATCATCACATATAGTTTCAACGATATAGGTCCAAAACTCCAAATTCAATTATCTAAACTAGTAAGACTAGTCACTCTCATGCATCAGTGTAAAAATGGAATTATGGGGTCTACAACAACTTGTATTGTGCATAACTATTTTAAATCAAAGTCATATTATAAAGCCTGAAAGACCTAATGAGAACTAATCTGTTTTAGTCCACATAATTTTCACCTGTTGGCAAAGGCATCAACAGAAGAATTGGCGGCGGCAGCATCAGCAGGAGGAGGCTCCAAGCTTTTGAACTGCGGCTGGGATGCACCACTGACCGACGTTGGCATTGATGAGGTTACCGGAGGCGCCACTTCCTTTGAATTTGCTCTCCTAGAGGCACCATGGCCTGTCTGGCCTTCCACAGGCTTTCTTGAACGATGGCGGCCCCTGTTAATGTGCCTCTCACAGTACTTCTGGTCTGCTACAGCATCTCTTGAGCACCGCCACTTCTTCCCATCCGTTCGACGACACCTCCCAGGTTCAGGATCAGCATTGCCGGAATACCCCAGATGGAAAGACCCCCAACCTACTGTACGAATAACAATGCCACAACATTGAAGAAAAAGACAAATTAGACAAGAGAGGAAATAAGAACAACATGATTTCTGATTCAGAAAAACTATAACAGCATAAAATAGGAAATTCCATGATCTGAGAAGTAAAGCATCAAATGTACAATatttaatttcaaatttcaaacacAGATTCATTTCTGATCAAGATATGATTATGCATAGCTTACATGAGTTGGGAGAGGGACCAGACAAGCCATATGGGTAGAGGGCCTTCTTAAGAGGAATGAGCAAATTGGATGGCACAGGCGCATTTGCATTCAGGTACTTATAGATCAAGGCCTGGTGCTCTAGCTCAATCCACTGTGAAGGAGTAAATGGTCCTCTAGCCGCTGCATAAAGCCCATGCATGTTTGCATTCAAGCTTCCAGACCCATAACCTACAACAACCACTTTGCTTAAGCATTTCTGGAAATAAACACATCATATCAATGTTTTAAAAAATTGACCCAATCACGTCTTATCTGGTACTCCCATTATTTTCCCTATCTGTTTCCATCAATCTTTGAGCTGTTGAAGACAGATTTtaccgaaaaagaaaaaaacacccAAGAGCAGAAAACGGGtagttgttttctttatttcttgaCAAGACCTCTAATTTCCTCTAAATGCCTCTTTGAAAAGACTAACCAGTCACCAAACACATCACTAAAACCAATCTATTACCCAAAATGGGCCTAAAGATCTCTGCTTTACATGTACATTCCCCCAAAACCATCTCATTAAATCATTATCAACATTGACCAACCACCCAAAAAGGCCAAAACACACTCAaaactcaaagaaaaaaaaaaagagagaaataatTAATCAGTACCTGCATTTCTAGCATAGGGAGAAGAGGGAGTAGGCATGCGCTGGTAGTATGCAAAATCTGAGCTTGCTCCTCCATCTTTGCTCAGAAAAGTGACCTCTGATTTATTGGAGGCAAAGCTCAGCATTTGCTCTTGTCTGGGAGGAGCCAGAGAACTAGATCTCATCGGGAGCTGAGGAGGAGGCCCCTGAGGCAATGGCATTGTCCTGGGAGACGACATGTCGTCGGGTTTGGAGACCCTCCAGTCATCCTCAACAGGCCAGGATCTCTGTTGCTTGAAAGACAACCCAGATCCATGACCCGGTTTGGTCTCGGGTCCTGAGACATGAGAATGAGCTGTTGCTCCTTCTCCGGGTTCAGGACCCATCAAGCAATCCATGTCCATACCACCCACCACCCCAAAATCCATTTTGGACACCAATCTAGAACAGGGTCTCTGAGAAGCAGCATGATGAGTTCATTAgcagcaaagaagaagaagaagcttcaaatggtttggggagagagagaatgaagaaGTGCATCTTGGGTGGGTTTGTAATACTAGTTTTGGGAGCTGAATATTTTAAAGGTGTGGTCTTTGAgaagttaaaaataaataattggagagagagagagagagagagagtgaatgaAAGAGACAGTCTTTTtggtctgagagagagagagtttggaaaCAGAAGCTTAAGCTTAAGCTTAAGATTAAGATGGTTGGGACTTGGAAGTACCAAAGACCCACTAAGCTCTACTGTACTATTACTGCTTCTGAGAGACAATGCTTGCTTGATAGAACAGGTTTATCCAGTATTTATAGTAGGAAAATCCTTGTTTTTGAGCTGCATAGAAAATCAAAATTTGCTAAATTTAAGAAAACTTTATCTGGAATTTAGAAGCAGTGGATTTTGTATTTATTAGCTAGTTTTAAGGGGATGCTCAGCAGGAATAAATTTACTAAAACCACTCCCTTTTGAGTTTTGGAATGCCAACTCAAATTTAAATAGGATTTGTCCTCCCTGAATTGTAACATTTTTCACATTTTGttctgtaaaaaaaattaaaatagttGGATAGGAATAGTCTAATGCATGATGTACAATTTGTAATGAGATATTCAGTAAGACAGTGACCTAGTAAATAATGCTTACAAGAAATGAAGTGCAAATTAAATGGGTGATAAAATATGGGAATATATAACTATAGATGAGACAAGAATCAACATGGTACTTCATGTTTGCAATTAAAGTTGATTGATACTTCTCCATCGCACTGTTTAGTAATAGAAAGATGACCTCCTTTCTGTGTGTTTGTTTTTGGGCAACAGTTGCATTTTCCAAAGTCCAGTAGCATGTCACCTATAACAAACTTATGTAGCAATCAAATTAAAATATGTGTTGCAGTTCATTTATTCACCAACTCTCAAACATGGAGATAAAATCTGGACAATGTACCTATATTGGAAAACATTTACATATGTTAGTTTATTTTCACTAAACATAGCGAATATGGTTTAAAACATAGTTGTACGCACGTTTCACTAAAATTGTTATCTTTTATTTTACAAATGTACTTTACCCTATTACTAAACACCATCACacttaaaaaaacaaaacagagaaaaaaaaaatattgacctaaatggaaaaaaaatttatttggtGCATGGCCCCGGCCAAACCCGATTGTGATTTTTATTGTGAAATTTGGCTATCAAACACTGTGTCTAACCACATTGTGATAAATGATACACGATTCTACCTAAAAAGCTTGTTATAccatataaaaatatattaaatttaCAGTTAAGCAAAATCATGGTAGGTACGTTAGAATTTCACCTATGTATGCAATGTTCTATGCATCTACACGTGGTGTTTTGTTGTTATGAACTTGCAAACATGATTTTaattaagggtccttgacccaaagcaccaaaattaacaaaaagTATCCCACTTGCCCCagtaacaaatttttattctcacttaccCTTTTTAAtgcaaaatgacaattttgccctcagctaaattaaataattacatcgatctctctgctctctctctctctctcctcccctcccctcccctctctctctctcctcccctcccctcccctctctctctctccccaacgAGGCCGGCATCTCTCCTCGAGGAGGTCCGACGCCGGTGACCCGTGGACGAAGGTTTGTGGTTGAGAACGAGGATAGCGACGGGGATTGGGCGAAGTTGGAGTCGACGACCGCCGGCGACATCACCCCTCACGCCGGTGTTATCTTCCTCACTCCGTCGCCGTCGACGTCGACCGCACCTCCAATTCCGAGCACCGCCGCCACGTGAAGAACACCTCCGAAGCTCCGCCGCCACGCCAGGATCGTCATCAAACCTCTGAAGCTCTAAGCGCCAGGATCGATTCCGGCTTTGTTCTCAGCCAAAGGTCACCGTCGCTCTCCTCTTGCTCAGACCGATTTCCGGCTTCGTCTTCAGCCAAAGACCGCCGTCGCTCCTCTTGCCAAGATCGGTTTCACCATTCGTCCGAGAACGACCTTCGTAGCCTTCATCTCGCCCAcagaccggtgaccggattcttcAGTCGCCTTCGGTCCGGGTCGGGCTCTAACGCAGacgttcaattttttttttttttttttttttgggtaaaatggttTTCTGGGTGCACAaatcaggttttttttttttttttttttttttttttttttttttttaagtattgggacagaaggaaagaaaaaaaattttgaatgtctattggggggcaatagacgtttttaaattgatataatctcttcatttttttctttaatcaaagttttatttgtctaaatttagggagattagtttatATTCTCgtaaccgaaagttctattggggggcaatagacgtctattggggggcaatagacgtctattggggggcaatagatgtttattgccctctattggggggcaatagaccgaaagttctattgggaggcaatagacgtctattggagggcaatagacgtctattggggggcaatagacctctattgcccctctatttgggggcaatagacatctattagggggaaatagatgtctattgggggcaatagaggttttcagcaaattccggtgggcggcggccggtgaccggattccggcgaccgttgaccggattccggcgaccggtgaccggaatccggcggccggtgacgggctccggtgaagtctcctatggtttctctctcttccattttctctctctctctctctaagtaacaaaggggtgaggggtaaaattgtattaaaaaaaaattaaaaacaaaaaaaaaatcttaatggggtattagggaagactctcttagagtgtattgggtaagagggaattaaaaaaacttaatggggtaagtgggaaaaaaatccctagaaatggggtagatggacaaaaccccttaaTAATTTTAATTATCAATTATGCTTGTTAGATATTGATGTTTACCATAATATAATAACCGATACACGTTCATACCTAAAGTATTTTACCATATAAAGATATATttaatggaattgttaggtaaTTAAGATTACGTGGTAAGTATGTTAGATTTCAACATGCGCATACATGTATCTCTGAACGATAATATAAATAAGGGTGTTGCTCCACGTGGTAGCGTGTTATTGTTTAATCGTCCTCAATATATTTTTGTTGCTAATTGAGGTTATCCAACATCCTATCTTTACCAAATTGTGGCAATTGGTACGCATATCTACCGATGTTTAATTATAGTTTCATGTGAGCATACTataagcttctttttttttttttttttttttttaaaccccaccccattcccacccttaatggggctcgaactcctgacctcttatatatgagaccaaagccttaccaccccaccaagcATACTATAAGCTTAGATCAGTCATTGTATTTTACAACATTGTGGCAAGCAACTCGATACATGTTTACCGTTTACGTTTAAATACTTTGGTGTACCATTTAAAGAAATTCCCACCCAAATAGCTAAGTAAGATTACAATACTTTATAGTTCAACAAATGCATATAAAGATGATTGCATACTTAAAACAATGACGTCAAATAGGTTAAAGTTGAATATGATTAAAAATATGTCActataagagcatctttagcagactctctattttggctccttagctattttggagagtatatttagctttttatatattttagcagctgcaccagactctctattataacttttagctatctcgctcctaaatatagagagcgagatgagactctctataatttaaaacattcctttaagttattttgtgtaatttataaatatatttaaactatttaatcttcatttaaaaaataatataaatttaaaactagCTAACTAGAACACTGATGCAGATGTATTTATAAAGtgactagccaaaatgactttttagctagtttggctaaaatttgactttaAAATAGCTAGCATTGTTAAAAATGCTATAAATGGACACCATTAAGCATTCAACTCTACATATTGAATAGACAAAACTACAATCAGTAGGTACTAATTACTATGAGTAAAAGAACAGCTTCTTGTTCAAAATAAAATGGAAAGAGTTTTGATTGAAAGTTTAAGTTGAGAAGAAAGAGGAAAATGTTATCTTGTGATTAGCATTACCTAAAAATCAACTGCAACCAAAAAGTACATGTTAAAAGGAAACAAGTGCAATTTTCTTCATTATCATGCAAATCTTAAGTTCTTAACTGAAATGACAAATCAGTTCTAAGTATTTGTAAAAGTAGCTTTCTTCCATTTCACCATTCAATGTTGCAAGAACAAAAAATAGTCCTATGATAGggactcactctctctctctccaaatctCTCTCTTTATTACAAAATCTCAATCATGAATACCTAAATATCACatcattcttttattttctccttctccttcttcatcttttttttttttttcctctttagtTAAAAACCCTTTTccatctattattttttttttcacatctaTTTTTACTGTGAGTTATTGTATGGAGAAATACTGGTTGTTAAATATTTCAAACTGAAAATTCTAGAAGAGCATTCATGTCACTTCAAAATAATTGCTGGGACCCATGTATGACGTCGTGCTTCCCGTCGTTTTGTGCAACGCATCCGATCGAGGGTATTATGGGGTATTCACAAAATAGTCCGCTAGCGGTTTAACACTTCACGTTGGGACCTATCTGCCACGGAGGGTGGGCGTGTGGCCGCACGTAGAGGACATGTTTGCCACGTGACCTCTCACCTAAAATCTAATCCTTCTTCAAACTCATATCCCCTTTGCCACCTTTTTAATTTCTATCCTAACTTGTTGAGTTCATTGCGGCTTTTTCTCAAGAAGTAATTACACGTGCTTCGAAAAATTTGGAAATTACTCACCCATGGCACTTGCTTGGctagtttgttttgttgtaACAATTGTTAACTCGGATCATTGTCCATATATATGTAAATGACTACAAGTTGTTTAAGTAAAGTGAGTTTAATAGCGTGAACCTGATAAGTAACTTCCGACTCGTATTTGTGAATAGCTATAAATTATTTCAATGACCGTTTAAGGCTGCTCAACAAATCCCAATTCATTAATGACATTTACACCTACTttcaaattaaatgatttttttttttaaatacgaAGCTCACCAAGTAATATATATGAACTATAAACTATTAAGTTAAATAAGACTGAATAACTACTCATATATCCACATCTTTGTGAACACTATGATCAACAACCCTCTTACAATATTTAGATATCCTTTAACCTTAATCTTAAATGGCTATCCCACGATAGTGAGCTATTCATGGATATAAGTTTGAATCCCGAGTCCGGTTTTTGGTCATATTCTCTTGTCCAAGTCAAGCCCCTTTGGAGTTTGGAGTTTCTATCCAAATGCAAGAAAAAGCTTCGAGGTAGGAAACTGCATGCAATTCATGAGGTCATCCTCACTAACTCATAAGACACTGCTTTGTTTTCGTTATACCCACTCACTGGAAACGAAGCCAAAGCAAAACCGAAACCCCGCAAACGCCCAAAGCATGCCCTGGTTTTGGCATCTACTTCCTTAGCGTTTGTATTAGCTAGCTAGTGATTTGCACGATGAACTCACCAAAAGACAAATAGCCTTTGCGAGTTTCATGCCCGataaaacaaaccaaattaaaGCTACGTTATTTCTTGCTTCTGGCATTTCAGTTTTGGAGTACAGATGGTGTGCATGCAACATAATAGAACCAAACTTTGTGGTTAGCATCTTCAATGCTAAATTGACAAATCCAAACCCGGATTAATTAGACACGTACAGACAATGGAAACGTCTAGATGGGTTTTATATTAAAGCCAAGTAGGTGAAATAATTCAATTTGGGAGGCTCAGCTAAGCATATAGAGGGATGTAGGAGACTTGTATAAAGTGATTACTTAGATGAATAGATAGACAGATACATGTAGCATTAATGTAGCTATACATCTATGTTTTGGTTTCCAAGTCCATAGTCAATTTGTCCTAAAGCTGTTCTGTAGATTAGTAGGTGTTTGATGGATCATAATTTCAAGCATGTGGCCTAGCTAGGTCTAAACAATGGGCTTTCTCTACCTAATTGCATAATTGAGTACGTGGTCCTGCAATCCTAAATGAATTTTACTAGAATATGGTTGATCTAAATTGACTCATATGCACAGTGCTAGATTTAGAATTAACTCAAGGAGGCTAGCTAGTCTTCCTCCTAATAATTATCAAGGCACAAGGAATGTGTTCACTAATAGAAATGTTAGGGTTTTGACTTGGACTGGGTCTCAAACTCTCAATGCCCTATTTATGAATAGTAAGGTTGAAAATGTCTTCTTTTTAAATTTTCCGACTAGTGGACGATATTAACAATATAGAAAAAGAGTGTTTGGTTTTTCTTATAATACATTATTTTGACTTTTGAGTTCTATCTAATTTTGATCATTCTTTTATAAAAGCCACTCAGTTTGCTCTCTAAGACAAACAAGAAGATATTTTAGGAAAAGAGGATTGAACTTGGAACTCATCTAAAATTGTAGATAAGACTAAAAATATTTTGTTATTGCTTGTTAACCGTGGTGTCATGAACTTCACTGAATATAATCAATCAGGATTCTTAAATCAAATGATTAACCaaccaaaattaaaaatagaaattatttTATACATGGATATTATTACTAATATAGTATACGTGCCTACTTAAAGATCACATATAAGATGTTTCTAGCACTTTATTCACTAATATCCTGAAGAGGCTGAGGATGGTACTAGCTCCAACCCTACGGGGATGGAGCTAGCATTTTCTTAAGTCTCTCTGCTATTAGACATCTGGATCCAAGCCTTCTAAAGTTGGAGTAATCTCTATGAGTTATtttaagatgtttctagttgttatttgtaccacaagtgtgtgctggcagattagactagatgaatgatttttccttagaaTAGTGAGGTTATTGTTCTTGCTTGTTTAGGCTTGCTTtccagcgagcgtccctttagactttaatgagtttagtattggcttagataggtttatCTGGTTTTACtggatttcttatgtaagttctgttagactctggcctgttttcatggctttgatatctaataacatcaaatcctattaaaaaaaaaaagatcacaTATAAGTAAAGAAATTACCTTACATTTTCTATTTTCGCCTCCTTTTATCTTTATTTCATAGTGTGGTTCTATAATCGTAACCATCCATCTTTTAGGTCTTCCTTCAAAGCATTATCACTGcaacaacaagaaaaagaacaaaaacatcaaCCAAATAAAAAAGAGGTAGTTATCTAACTATCATTAAATCAATTAAGTACCGTTTGGTTCAGTGGCGTAAGTCTCTCTTTTGTAGAAGATCCTGAGATCAACTCATGAACAATTAGTTGTTGTGTTTTCTCAATTGTTAGCCTTTGAGTCTGAGCAATGTCGGGTTTGGTACAACTCAACCCCAGATTGTATCCGGGATTTAATTCAAAAGGAGACTCCCACTCCTACTTAATCTAATAAAGCTCAGTTCCTTTGCcttcaaacaaaaataataaataaataaagtatCATCAAATCAATATAAAAAACACTATAATTGATTTTGTTTAACATCTATTTCTTATTCTAAAAATGAACTGTTTCGATTAGCAGAGACCATATTACCATATATAAAGGGAAAAATAAGATGTTATAAAGGGAAAAAtagctcatatatatatatatatatatatatatatatatatatatatatatatatattcaaacatAAAATTTAAAGctcaattattttttttctttgaagaaacaaaaattaactTTTATATCCATTAATAATCAATGCATTATTTGATCTAATTTGCAGTTGAAATTGGAGTTCAAATTACGTTTACCTCTAAACTCAAACTGAAAGTGAGTATATTAACGCAACCGAGAAATAAGAAAAGTTTGAGAAAGAGTCATAACTCTGGGAATCAAAGAGGGAGAGACaccgaaaagaaaagaaatataaagaGATGCTGGTATGAGAGTCGGAGAGAAATGAAGAAAGAGAGGGGTTTTTATAATTTAAGCGCTTTAAGAGTGATTTTGGAGACACCGAAAGGAATATTTCAAAGAGATGCTGGTATGAGAGTCGGAGAGAAACGAAGAAAGAGAGGGTTTTTATAAAGTTAAGCACTTTAAAAGTGATTTTGAAGACACCGAAAGAACAATAAATATTTCAACGAGATGCTGGTATGAGAGTCATAACTTTGTGAATGAAAGAGGGAGAGACaccgaaagaaaaagaaatatttcaaaGACATGCTGTTATGAGAGtcggaaagaaatgaagaaagagGGGGTTTTATAAAGTTAAGAAAGTTAAGTGCTCCATAAGTGATTTTAGAATTTTACTTTCTATAAAATGTaaaatttttggttttgtttatccTCTTAATGCATAAAAAATAGTTTTAGACAACccaaagttaaaaaaaaaaaaaaaaacctaggaAATTTTCTCTCAACCTGGTTTTCCTCCCCCAAAACCCTAGCACGGCAACTTTGCCGCTCTCCCCTACCAGACCAGATCTATCACCTTTCTTCCTCATCCATGGCTACCATTAATTGATGCCATCACTACTAGCTTTGCTGCCTCCTTGGCTCTTGCTGAGGGTGGTAAAGCCCCGGACCTTGGAAACATGAGTGGAGGCCCTGTGCGCAAATCCTCCCAATCTTTTCTCCTTGGAAAACCTCTTACTCGCAAACCCGTGGACTCTGCTGCCTTCAAATCTCACTTCCTCCGAACATGGATGGTGGAAAGGGACTTTAGAGTCCAGGAAAGGGAGGATaatcttttcttgttctcttttgaATCAATCTGAGACCGGAATAAGGTTCTTAGAGGAGGAGTTTGGTGTTTTGATCGGGCTCCGGTCTGCCTGGAGAAGTATGATGGAGTCCTACGTATTGCTGAGGTTTCGATGAAACATGTTCGTATCTGGGTTAGGGTTTCGGGCATTCCGCCGCTGTATGAGGAACCTGATAATTTTACTCTCATTGAGAACCTTCTGGGAGGTTTTCTGGATTATGACAAGAAAGAATTCCGGAAAGGAATTATTCGCATATTCTTTTTGCATGATATCTCCAAACCCATTCTCCTTGAACGCCCAGGATTTTCTTGGCGATAGGAATTGAGCCTTTGTTGAAATTTCAGTTTGAACACCTCAAGGGTAGATGCTCTCAATGTGGCATGATTACTCATTCTGGGGCCAAGTGTGAGGACCCTAATGCGGCAATCTCTACTCCTAGGGTATTGCACTTCGGCGGCCCCTCTACTGTTGGTGGTTCTTTCTCCTTCTCGGCCCAAGCTAGTCCTGAGTTACCTTTCTCTTCTCCTGctttaataaagaaaaagaagcctGTCATTAGAAGAAAGGAAGGATCGGTTTCTGGGTTAGATTCTTCTGCTGGTACCGTGCAAAGTATGGCAGAGGAGGAGATATTACAGCCAACGACGAATATGGATGAGGTGGTGGTCTCGGGATCGGCCTCCATGGAGGGTGTTATGAAATCCATTCCTCCTACTGAAGATGTGTAGGTGGAACCTAAGGTTTACAAGAAGAGAAGCAGGAATGGAGGTTGTACCCCCTCCCCGAAGAAGTTTAAAACTATCCTGGGGGGTAAGCTTCTTACTCTTCAAGCAGATGCTTTGGGTTTAGTGGAAACTGACAAAGAGAGTGAGCAAGGCATCCTGAAAAAGAAGGTTGGCAGGCCTCTGGGGAGCAAGAATAAGAATCCTCGTCCTCAGAAGATGGTGGGTATGACCCCTCTGCGTCTTACTTACCCTACTATTGAAAATGGTCAAGAGAGTAGCCCTATAGA encodes the following:
- the LOC133727465 gene encoding growth-regulating factor 1 isoform X2; translated protein: MDFGVVGGMDMDCLMGPEPGEGATAHSHVSGPETKPGHGSGLSFKQQRSWPVEDDWRVSKPDDMSSPRTMPLPQGPPPQLPMRSSSLAPPRQEQMLSFASNKSEVTFLSKDGGASSDFAYYQRMPTPSSPYARNAGYGSGSLNANMHGLYAAARGPFTPSQWIELEHQALIYKYLNANAPVPSNLLIPLKKALYPYGLSGPSPNSCWGSFHLGYSGNADPEPGRCRRTDGKKWRCSRDAVADQKYCERHINRGRHRSRKPVEGQTGHGASRRANSKEVAPPVTSSMPTSVSGASQPQFKSLEPPPADAAAANSSVDAFANRMQDPQGLSVMSASSIKPESNASSFNIPKRDFLMEELSQSEFGLVSTDSLLNPSHRSSYIPKDFGGSFLDFTDQETQDQNLLHQFIDDWPKDQSSQSVVTWPEDLKSDWTQLSMAIPMASDFSSSSSSPTQDKLGLSPLRLSREFEPTQNLGVSNDQSEPTDQQTNWVPISWRSSMGGPLGEVLTNTSSCVNSKNSSSSNTSPINLLNEGWDGSSQLESSPTGVLQKSTFCSLSNSSSGSSPRADNKKSRDGASLYDDVLGSTLASSSVPSL
- the LOC133727465 gene encoding growth-regulating factor 1 isoform X1, whose amino-acid sequence is MDFGVVGGMDMDCLMGPEPGEGATAHSHVSGPETKPGHGSGLSFKQQRSWPVEDDWRVSKPDDMSSPRTMPLPQGPPPQLPMRSSSLAPPRQEQMLSFASNKSEVTFLSKDGGASSDFAYYQRMPTPSSPYARNAGYGSGSLNANMHGLYAAARGPFTPSQWIELEHQALIYKYLNANAPVPSNLLIPLKKALYPYGLSGPSPNSLGWGSFHLGYSGNADPEPGRCRRTDGKKWRCSRDAVADQKYCERHINRGRHRSRKPVEGQTGHGASRRANSKEVAPPVTSSMPTSVSGASQPQFKSLEPPPADAAAANSSVDAFANRMQDPQGLSVMSASSIKPESNASSFNIPKRDFLMEELSQSEFGLVSTDSLLNPSHRSSYIPKDFGGSFLDFTDQETQDQNLLHQFIDDWPKDQSSQSVVTWPEDLKSDWTQLSMAIPMASDFSSSSSSPTQDKLGLSPLRLSREFEPTQNLGVSNDQSEPTDQQTNWVPISWRSSMGGPLGEVLTNTSSCVNSKNSSSSNTSPINLLNEGWDGSSQLESSPTGVLQKSTFCSLSNSSSGSSPRADNKKSRDGASLYDDVLGSTLASSSVPSL